The sequence below is a genomic window from Streptosporangium lutulentum.
CGTCGGCGGCAAGTTCGAGTACGTCCAGAGGGGCGCGAACCCGGTGCCGGCCGACAGGGTGCGCCAGCCGTACCTCGCGGCGTTCGACGTGAGCACCGGCGAGTGGAAGCCGGGTTTCCGGCCGGTCCTCAACGGCCAGGTCTGGGACATCCAGGCGGCCGACGACAAAATCGTCATCGGCGGTGAGTTCACGAACGCCAACGGCGAGACCGACACCGGCGGCCTGGCCGCGCTCGACCCCGCCACCGGCGCCGTCGTGCCCACCTGGCGGGCGCCCATCGCGCACACCTCGTCCACCCCCCTGGTGCGCACGCTCGACCGGGAAGGCGACTGGATCTACGTCGGCGGTCAGTTCAACCGCATCAGCGGCGGCGTGCCGATCGGCGCGCAGATCACGCTGGGCCGCGCGGCCCGCGTACGCGTCTCGGACGGCAGGCCCGACGGCACCTGGAAGCCCAACTTCGACGGCGTGCCGATGGAACTCGACGCCACCGCCGAGCGCGTCTACTTCGGCGGCCACTTCACCACCGTGAACGGCAACCCGGCCCGCAAGGTGGCCGTCATCACCACCTCGGCGCCGCCGACGCAGGTGGCCGGGCTCAACGACCAGAACTGGTTGCCGTCCACGACCAACGTGCAGACGCAGTACCGCCAGATCATCCGAGAGTTCGGCGACAACGTCTGGATCGGCGGCTCCGAGCACGACTTCCAGATGTACACCAAGAGCGGGTTCAACCGGGTCCGGGGCAACATCGGCGTGCAGGGCGGCGACTTCCAGACCGCGGTCGAGCTCAACGGGGTCGTCTACGGCGCCTGCCACTGCGACGACTTCATCCACCTCGACGCGAGCACCTGGCCGGATCCCGGAACCAACTGGACCGAGGTCAACCAGATCAGCTTCATCGGAGCCTGGGACGCCGAGACCGGCGACTACCTCCCGAACTTCAACCCCTCGATCGACTCCCGGGCGGGCGCGGGCCCGTGGGAGATGATCAAGGATGACAACGGCTGCCTCTGGTTCGGCGGTGACATGTCACGGGGCGGCTGGACGAACGGCGCCTACCAGTGGCTCGGCGGCTTCGGCCGGCTCTGCTCCACCGACGCGCAGGCCCCGGCCACGCCGACCGGGCTCACCACCGCGACCACGCCCGGCGGCAACCAGCTCACCTGGGGCGCCGCGACCGACAACGCCGGCGCCCCCCGCTACGAGGTGCTGCGCGACGACCACGTCATCGCCACCGTCGGCGGGACGTCCTACACCGACACCTCGGCCTACGGCACCCACCGGTACTTCGTGCGGGCGATCGACACGGCGGGCAACCGCTCGGCGAGCACCCCGGTGCTCCGCGTCGAGAGCACGACGAACCTGGTGGCGAGCAACGCCACGTGGCGCTGGGTGTACGACGGCGTGGACCAGGGCACGGCCTGGCGGGCTCCCGGCTTCGACGACTCGTCCTGGCCGACCGGCGCGGCCAAGCTCGGCTTCGGCGACGACGAGGACACGGTCATCCCTGCCGGTACCACGCCCCGTCCGATGACCGCCTACTTCAGGTCCACGATCGAGGTCGCCGACCCGGCGAGCTACCAGGAGCTGACCATCGACCTGGTCCGTGACGACGGCGCCGTGATCTACATCAACGGCACCGAGGTCGGCCGGGACAACCTGCCCGCGGGAGACGTGTCGTACGGCACGGCGGCCGTGATCGGTCTGCAGACCAACACGGAGGAGAGGACCCCGGTCCGCTTCACCGTCCCGGCCACGGCCTTGGTCGCCGGCACTAACACAATCGCGGTGGAAATGCACCAGGCGAATGCCTGGAGTGCCGATCTCGGCTTCTCCCTTAGCATGAACGCGACTGTGAATTAAAGTGAAAGCCTCCTTCGTCGAGAGGCTCACCATGTTCGGTGCACATCGGCGTGGCCGCTACACCCTGGCCGCTCTGCTCGCGGGTTGTTGTCTGACCACCGCCTTCGTCTCCTCGCAGGAGCCCGGCGAACTGGACTTCCCCGACCCGGCTTACGAGATCTCCGGCTGGCCCATCCGGCCGGACGATTTCGAGGCCCTCATCGAAGACTGGACGGTCCCGCCGAAGGACGCGGAAGGCCTCCCCGTTCGCGGGGAGGCCCCCCCGGCCGCCACCCAGGCGCCCGAGGTCTCTCCGCCCCCCGCCCTGCCCCCCGTCGGGACGGGCCCGGCCACGGGGGAGTGCACGGTGAGCGAGATCCTGGTCCCGTCCTGCGGGGCGTGGTGGGGCATCTACTCGATCCGGGGTCGCGACCTCAGCGCCTCGGTCACCGATCTGGAGCAACAGATCAACCGGCCGTTCGACATCGTGCTGCGCTACCACGACTTCTCCGGCACCCCCGGACCGGGGGTGTTCCCCGACAAGTCCGAAATCGAGCTCGGCGAATCCCGCATGCTCTTCTTCGCCTGGGAGAGCCGGCTCTTCTCCGAGAAGACCGAGCTCCGCTGGTCCGACATCGCCGCCGGCCGGCACGACGACGTCATCCGGGCGGCGGCGGACCGGATCCGCGACTACGGCAAGAAGGTGTTCGTCTCCTTCGATCCGGAGATGGACCGGCGCACGACGGGTCAGGACATCGACAAGGGCGGCACCGCCGACTACGTCGCCGCCGCCAGACACGTGCACCGGCTCTTCGAGGAGGCCGGCGCGAGCAACACGGTGTGGGTCTGGACCGTCACGGGCTACCTCGGGGAGGGCAACGACCAGCGGATGGCGTCGATGTACCCCGGCGACGAGTACGTCGACTGGGTCGCCTACGACCCCTACAACTTCTACGGTTGCAAGGGTTCCTCCTGGGAGACCTTCGAGCAGTCCATCTCCGGCACCTACCGGTGGCTCAACGAGAACGGCCTCGGCCACAAGCCGTTCATGCTCCCCGAGTACGGCACACAGTACGATCCCGCCGATCCGGCCCGGTCCAAGCAGTGGTACACCGACATCCCGGAGACCCTGCAGGAGTATCCGAACATCAAGGGTCTGGTCCGCTGGGACTCCGACTTCGGCTGCGGCCTACGCCTGGACAACGGTCCGGGCATGATCGACGCCTTCGAGGAGGCGGGCCTGCACCCGCTCCTCAACCCCTCCCGTTAGCCCTGAGCGCTCGGGTCTCCGCCACGGCGGAGACCCGAGCGCGGCAGGAGCGTCCGTCACCCGCGCCGCAGGCGGCGGGTGAGCAGGGAGCGGCGGGCGCGTGGCGCGAGCAGCAGCTCGTCGATCAACTTTCCGGCCCGTTCCACGGCCTCGGCTCCACTCGCCTCCTGCGGGTCCGCCCGGTACGCCGAGGGGTCACGGAGCGCGTGGTCGAGCAGGTCGCGCAGATCCTGAGCCGTCTCCGCCGGAGCGACCTTGCCGAGCCTCGCGAGGTGCCTGGCGAAGGCGACCTGGTGGTCGTCGACGACCTCCCGCAGCCGCGCTATCCGGGGCACCACGATCGGGAGGCGGCCCGCCTCCCTCGCCTCCATGATCGACCCCGGTCCCCCTTGGCAGACGACCACGTCGCAGGTCGCGAACAGGGTCTGCACCTCCTGGTGGGGAAGCAGGGCGTGGCACTCGGCTCGCACAGGCGGCCGGGAGGTGCCGTGCTGGACCACGCATCGGACGCGGCCGGGCTCCTGGGCGAGGAGCCACTCCTCAAGCCAGTCCATCAGCCGATCGAAACGATGGTGGTCGGTGCCGACGGTGACGAAGACCAGGGTGCTCACAGGAGCTGCCCCACGACGACGCCCTGCGGGTAACGGCGCTGCTGCTCGGGCCACTGCAGCAGGAAGAGGTCCGCCAGCGGATAGCAGAGCCGGCCGGTGAGCGTCCCGGAGTCGATCCGGTCGTAAACCTCGAGGTAGACCGTACGGGCTCCGTAGAGGCGCCCGAGCAGGAAGAACGGGTAGGCGACCCCGGCCCCGGTGGTCACGACCACGTCCGGCCGGTAGCGCGAGACCAGTTTCACCGCCAGCCACAGGTTGCGCATCAGGTTGCGAACATTGCGCGTGGTCGGGTGATAGGCCCAGGTCACCTCCTCCCCGGCGAGCAGCGACTCGGCGTCGGCCTTCTCGAAGGTCACCCAGTGCCGTTCGTGCTGCTCGTACCAGGGCCGCAGCCGGTGCAACTGCGTCAGGTGGCCGCCCGTGGAGCAGACCAGAAGTGCCTTCACCGTGACCGCTCCATCCGAGCCAGTTCGTCGATCATGTGTGGGTGGAAGCGGTCGCTCCACCATCCGCCGCCGCGCTTGAGCCTGCAGACGCGCAGGAACATCTCCACCAGATAGAGGTCGGCCAGGCAGTGGCGCGCCTCCTCGGGCACGCCGTACTCCGCCAGGTCGTCGTGCGCGGCGCCGATCACCGCGGAGACCGCACCGCGCAGGCCGAGGTCCCGCAGCTCCATGGCGACCTGGAAGCGCCAGTGCAGCGAGTCGAATCCGACCGGGGCGTCGCCCCCGCTGTGCTCCCAGTCCCACACGCACAGGGTCCCGTCCGCCCAGGCGAGGTTCCACGGCACCCAGTCACCGTGCCAGCGACCGAACCGCAGGGAGACGTCGCCGCAGGTGAGCTCGACCCGGTCGAGGACCCGGCCCATGGCCGCCGCGAGCTCGGCTTCCTCGGCCGCGACGATCGCGACCTCCTCACGGATCCCGCGCCAGAACCCCGACGCCCGCAGGGGGGCGACGTAGCCGCCGGTGCTTTCCGCCACGGCCAGGGAGAACCGGGCGGCGGGCAGACGGTCCGGCTCCCGGTGCCGCCGGACCGTCTCGGGCAGCGGCGCCGTGACGGTGAGCCGGTAGTCGCGCCAGGTTCCCTCGTGCAGCACCCGGGGGACGTGCATCTCGTTCATGTCGCCGACCAGCGAGAGCGCCTCGGCCTCGGTCGCCACCATCGTGCGGGTGGCGTCGTTCCAGCCCACCTTCACGTATCCCACGGGTTTCCCCGCGGGAGAGAAGAGCTGCAGCACGGGCTTGTGGTGGGGGTCGATGCGGTGGACGCCCGCCCCGACCACCACGTCGGCCTCGCCGAGAACCTCGCGCAGGTGCGCGGAGAGGAGGTGGCCGGGCAGCGCCCGTTCGTCCAGTCGCTCGTCCACGCACACGACCAGGCGGTGCCGGATGACCCGCTGGGCGATCCTGAGCCGGTATCCCAGGCCCAGCAGGAAGCGGAACACTCTCGTGCCGGGTTCGCGCAGGCCGTTGTAACGACCGACCGAGGCCGCGGCCGCCGCCGCGGTGGCCAGGGGAACCAGGAATCGGGCCCGCTCCGGAGAGGGCACGACGGCGTAGGTCTCCACGGCGCGGAACCCCGGCGGGACCTCACCGCTCGTCACGCGTACCGGCCAGGACGTGACCTCTCCCTCGGGGAGCCAGAGCTGGCTCACGAGGTTCTGCAACGCTCGCAGACCGGGCGGGGTCTCGGCGGCCAGGGAAGGCACGGCTTCGGTTTCCTTCAATCCCTGATTCTCTCAACTAGAAGATGGCCTACGTCACACAGCACGTCGGGTACGTTAGCCGCGCCATGTCACGAACGTGAACCTCAGTAGGCGCCCGACCCTCGCATCACGGCGGACCACGTCTTCCAGAGGATCTGCATGTCCAGCGCGAGAGACCAATTCTCCACGTAGCGCAGGTCGAGTCGGACCGATTCCTCCCACGACAGGTCGGACCGTCCGCTGACCTGCCACAGGCCGGTCAGACCGGGTTTGACCACCAGGCGGCGCCGTACGTCGGTGCCGTAGCGGGCGACCTCCTCCGGCAACGGCGGGCGGGGACCCACCAGGGACATGTCTCCGCGCACCACGTTGAAAAGCTGGGGCAATTCATCAATTGAATAACGACGCAGCCAGCTGCCGAGCGGGGTGATTCTTGGATCGTTCCTAATTTTGAATAGGACGCCGTCGCCCTCGTTGAGCTCAGTTAATATTCGCTTAATCTGTTCGGCGTCCGGAACCATGGTCCGGAACTTCAACACGGTGAACTCCTCGCCGCCTTTGCCGACCCTGGCCTGGCGGAACAGGACGGGACCGGGACCGGTCGACTTGATGAGAGCGGCCACGACGAGCAGAAAGGGCGAGAGCGCCAGCAGGGCCAGCGCCGCGACGACCTTGTCGAAGACCCCCTTGACCAGCTGGCGGGCTCCGTCGAGGTCGGGGTGGGCGACATGGAGCAGCGGGAGCCCCGCCACCGGGCGAATGTTGATGCGCGGGCCGGCGACCTCCATCAGCGCCGAGGCGACATAGAGGTCGGTGTCGGTCTCCTCCAGCCGCCACGCCAGCCTCCGCAGGGCCACGCCGTCCAACTCCGGGCAGGCCAGCACGGCGACCGTGTCGGCACCCGAGTCACGGACGACCTGCGGCACGGTCGAGAAGTCTCCGAGCACGGGGAAGCCGTCGAACTGCTGCAGTCCTTCCGTCGCCTCCGGAGACGGCACGCACGCGGCGACGATCTTCATACCGTGGTAGGGCTTGCGGCTCAGCTGCGTGTGCAGCTCCAGTATCGACGCCCAGTGGCCGACCACCACGACCCTGCGCATGCACTCACCTTCGTAGCGGCGGCGGTGCAGCCCCTGCCGCATGCCGTACCGGAGGAAGACGTTCGCCAGGCCGGCCAGCGGAATTCCCGCCATCACGTAACCGCGGGCGATCGGCGTCTGGGTGGCGTAGGCCACGATCGCCACCGATGAGGCCATGACCGCCGTAGCCTGGAAGATCCGACGGTATTCGTCTGATCCGTCCCCTAAGTAACGTTTGTCATAACCGCCGGTGACCATGACGATCAACGGCCAGAGCCCGATGATGAACAGCGCCAGCCACACTTCTGAGACATAGAGCATCTCAAGGTGCCTTCGTACCAGCACCAATCCGAGGAGCGAGACCGCCACGCAAGCCATGTCTCCCAGCACGGCCATGCGCAGGTATCGCCTCATCCAAACGTACGAACCCAGTCGCTGCTGTGTCCCCTGCAGCGACTCACTCACCACAATGCCCATTGCTCCTCGCTGTGCTTGCCCCACCTCTGCACAAACTAGACGCCACTGCCGCCTCAGTGGTTGACCGCTTACAGGCAGTTGTCACATATATCTAGAGAGCGTAGAAAGTGAAGAAGTTCACGGATAGGCAAGGCCAACGTCCACATCAGGACACATGTGTATGAAAATGCGTGCTTGACATCACTCCGTGGCTGGTCAGCGACCCTCCCCC
It includes:
- a CDS encoding glycosyltransferase encodes the protein MSTLVFVTVGTDHHRFDRLMDWLEEWLLAQEPGRVRCVVQHGTSRPPVRAECHALLPHQEVQTLFATCDVVVCQGGPGSIMEAREAGRLPIVVPRIARLREVVDDHQVAFARHLARLGKVAPAETAQDLRDLLDHALRDPSAYRADPQEASGAEAVERAGKLIDELLLAPRARRSLLTRRLRRG
- a CDS encoding fibrinogen-like YCDxxxxGGGW domain-containing protein, giving the protein MAVLIGAAGLAVPGTASAAPPPPADGTSADKAAPSCWAIKQQTPSSADGVYWLQTPALIAPQQFYCDMTTDGGGWVLIGRGRQGWEFDYNGQRTPAEVRNTPAGTGAFAPAALPGDMVNGLLNGGRVDALTDGIRLRRASNAAGSTWQEVRWRLSNRDKWSWTFDGGHPLSSTSFDGASSNGGNTRDVNVNNGVRRVFTYEWQNHNYQKGFSYGSLGGGSNSATNYLWQNGTEGNPIPFTQVFIRPKITTVAHPAIPDGGTAASTVTPLVSNLTAPTPWGVTGVVGGGSGEQNIEVQSLAVLGDTLYVGGKFEYVQRGANPVPADRVRQPYLAAFDVSTGEWKPGFRPVLNGQVWDIQAADDKIVIGGEFTNANGETDTGGLAALDPATGAVVPTWRAPIAHTSSTPLVRTLDREGDWIYVGGQFNRISGGVPIGAQITLGRAARVRVSDGRPDGTWKPNFDGVPMELDATAERVYFGGHFTTVNGNPARKVAVITTSAPPTQVAGLNDQNWLPSTTNVQTQYRQIIREFGDNVWIGGSEHDFQMYTKSGFNRVRGNIGVQGGDFQTAVELNGVVYGACHCDDFIHLDASTWPDPGTNWTEVNQISFIGAWDAETGDYLPNFNPSIDSRAGAGPWEMIKDDNGCLWFGGDMSRGGWTNGAYQWLGGFGRLCSTDAQAPATPTGLTTATTPGGNQLTWGAATDNAGAPRYEVLRDDHVIATVGGTSYTDTSAYGTHRYFVRAIDTAGNRSASTPVLRVESTTNLVASNATWRWVYDGVDQGTAWRAPGFDDSSWPTGAAKLGFGDDEDTVIPAGTTPRPMTAYFRSTIEVADPASYQELTIDLVRDDGAVIYINGTEVGRDNLPAGDVSYGTAAVIGLQTNTEERTPVRFTVPATALVAGTNTIAVEMHQANAWSADLGFSLSMNATVN
- a CDS encoding sugar transferase, whose product is MSESLQGTQQRLGSYVWMRRYLRMAVLGDMACVAVSLLGLVLVRRHLEMLYVSEVWLALFIIGLWPLIVMVTGGYDKRYLGDGSDEYRRIFQATAVMASSVAIVAYATQTPIARGYVMAGIPLAGLANVFLRYGMRQGLHRRRYEGECMRRVVVVGHWASILELHTQLSRKPYHGMKIVAACVPSPEATEGLQQFDGFPVLGDFSTVPQVVRDSGADTVAVLACPELDGVALRRLAWRLEETDTDLYVASALMEVAGPRINIRPVAGLPLLHVAHPDLDGARQLVKGVFDKVVAALALLALSPFLLVVAALIKSTGPGPVLFRQARVGKGGEEFTVLKFRTMVPDAEQIKRILTELNEGDGVLFKIRNDPRITPLGSWLRRYSIDELPQLFNVVRGDMSLVGPRPPLPEEVARYGTDVRRRLVVKPGLTGLWQVSGRSDLSWEESVRLDLRYVENWSLALDMQILWKTWSAVMRGSGAY
- the pssD gene encoding PssD/Cps14F family polysaccharide biosynthesis glycosyltransferase; protein product: MKALLVCSTGGHLTQLHRLRPWYEQHERHWVTFEKADAESLLAGEEVTWAYHPTTRNVRNLMRNLWLAVKLVSRYRPDVVVTTGAGVAYPFFLLGRLYGARTVYLEVYDRIDSGTLTGRLCYPLADLFLLQWPEQQRRYPQGVVVGQLL
- a CDS encoding phosphotransferase, with amino-acid sequence MKETEAVPSLAAETPPGLRALQNLVSQLWLPEGEVTSWPVRVTSGEVPPGFRAVETYAVVPSPERARFLVPLATAAAAAASVGRYNGLREPGTRVFRFLLGLGYRLRIAQRVIRHRLVVCVDERLDERALPGHLLSAHLREVLGEADVVVGAGVHRIDPHHKPVLQLFSPAGKPVGYVKVGWNDATRTMVATEAEALSLVGDMNEMHVPRVLHEGTWRDYRLTVTAPLPETVRRHREPDRLPAARFSLAVAESTGGYVAPLRASGFWRGIREEVAIVAAEEAELAAAMGRVLDRVELTCGDVSLRFGRWHGDWVPWNLAWADGTLCVWDWEHSGGDAPVGFDSLHWRFQVAMELRDLGLRGAVSAVIGAAHDDLAEYGVPEEARHCLADLYLVEMFLRVCRLKRGGGWWSDRFHPHMIDELARMERSR
- a CDS encoding glycoside hydrolase family 26 protein: MKASFVERLTMFGAHRRGRYTLAALLAGCCLTTAFVSSQEPGELDFPDPAYEISGWPIRPDDFEALIEDWTVPPKDAEGLPVRGEAPPAATQAPEVSPPPALPPVGTGPATGECTVSEILVPSCGAWWGIYSIRGRDLSASVTDLEQQINRPFDIVLRYHDFSGTPGPGVFPDKSEIELGESRMLFFAWESRLFSEKTELRWSDIAAGRHDDVIRAAADRIRDYGKKVFVSFDPEMDRRTTGQDIDKGGTADYVAAARHVHRLFEEAGASNTVWVWTVTGYLGEGNDQRMASMYPGDEYVDWVAYDPYNFYGCKGSSWETFEQSISGTYRWLNENGLGHKPFMLPEYGTQYDPADPARSKQWYTDIPETLQEYPNIKGLVRWDSDFGCGLRLDNGPGMIDAFEEAGLHPLLNPSR